A single Methylomonas sp. AM2-LC DNA region contains:
- a CDS encoding Rpn family recombination-promoting nuclease/putative transposase, translating to MQTDSLFYRLFQNWPQLALSMLQLPFQADSYQFVSEEIKQTSFRIDGIFKPTANDSTLPLIFVEVQYQPDQHFYGRFCSEIMLYLYQQKPGRDWLAFVVYPNRATEKPPAAEFSFLLTLPQVKRLYLEDYQHSNDPAFTLLKLLACTVAETAPLVQTLLAQQTENGTALSKDVLEFIETVLVYKLPNLSREEIRIMLALNDVQLKQTRFYQEVVAEGKIEGKIEGKIEGETQLLLRLLNKRFGPLPLWAQQKLAEAQIEHLEIWGERILDANTLEEVFSA from the coding sequence GTGCAAACCGATAGCCTTTTCTACCGCTTGTTCCAAAACTGGCCGCAGTTAGCTTTAAGCATGTTGCAATTACCGTTTCAGGCCGATAGTTATCAATTTGTTTCCGAAGAAATCAAACAAACCAGCTTTAGAATCGATGGCATATTTAAACCAACTGCTAACGATTCTACGCTACCGCTAATCTTTGTTGAAGTGCAATACCAACCGGATCAGCACTTTTATGGCCGTTTTTGCAGCGAGATCATGTTGTATTTATACCAGCAAAAACCAGGACGGGATTGGCTGGCTTTTGTGGTTTATCCTAATCGGGCAACGGAAAAACCACCCGCAGCAGAGTTTTCTTTTTTACTCACGCTACCACAAGTGAAGCGGCTTTATCTTGAAGATTATCAACATAGCAATGACCCTGCTTTCACATTATTAAAACTACTAGCTTGTACAGTTGCAGAAACTGCGCCATTAGTGCAAACTTTGCTGGCACAACAAACCGAGAATGGAACTGCACTCAGTAAGGATGTGCTGGAATTTATTGAGACTGTACTAGTCTATAAACTACCGAATTTGAGTCGAGAGGAGATCAGAATCATGCTAGCCTTAAATGATGTGCAATTAAAACAAACCCGTTTTTATCAAGAAGTAGTGGCAGAAGGTAAGATAGAAGGTAAGATAGAAGGTAAGATTGAGGGCGAAACCCAGCTGTTACTTCGACTACTAAACAAACGCTTTGGCCCATTACCGTTATGGGCACAACAAAAACTGGCGGAAGCACAAATCGAACATCTGGAAATCTGGGGGGAACGCATACTGGACGCCAACACACTGGAAGAAGTGTTTAGCGCATAG
- a CDS encoding carbohydrate kinase, translated as MQNKTIAIFGEVLFDCFPDGLQVLGGAPFNVAWHLQAFRQSPLFISRVGDDHAGSQIRNAMQGWGMSVAGLQIDATHPTGIVSVSLHKGEPSYQIVDNQAYDFIESQAFPDPQPDILYHGSLALRHETCRQTLRSLKMRFQGKVFVDVNLRSPWWDKAMLENWLAEADWVKLNEQELQLLNPTPLSLESKMHAFLQQYQLSGLIVTRGSAGAVAVTTALDFIHVTPESQVTVVDTVGAGDAFSAVLLWGIQQNWTLPITLQRAQTFASALVGQRGATVDSLAFYQQFLEEWAL; from the coding sequence ATGCAAAACAAAACTATCGCCATTTTCGGCGAAGTATTATTCGATTGCTTTCCCGATGGATTGCAGGTATTGGGTGGCGCACCTTTCAACGTAGCCTGGCATTTGCAAGCCTTTCGCCAATCACCTTTATTCATTAGTCGGGTAGGGGATGATCATGCGGGCAGCCAAATCCGTAACGCAATGCAAGGTTGGGGAATGAGCGTAGCGGGTTTGCAAATTGATGCCACACATCCTACCGGTATTGTCAGTGTCAGCTTGCACAAGGGTGAGCCCAGCTACCAAATTGTAGATAATCAAGCTTATGATTTTATCGAATCACAAGCATTTCCTGATCCTCAGCCAGATATTCTTTACCATGGCAGTTTGGCTTTGCGACATGAGACTTGCAGACAAACCTTGCGTAGCTTAAAAATGCGCTTTCAGGGCAAAGTATTTGTTGATGTTAATTTGCGTAGTCCGTGGTGGGACAAAGCCATGCTGGAGAACTGGCTAGCCGAGGCCGATTGGGTAAAACTCAACGAGCAGGAATTACAGTTACTCAACCCAACTCCACTCAGTCTAGAAAGCAAAATGCACGCTTTTCTGCAACAGTATCAATTAAGCGGATTGATAGTCACCAGAGGTAGTGCTGGGGCAGTTGCTGTTACCACGGCTCTTGATTTTATCCATGTTACACCTGAATCGCAGGTGACAGTCGTTGATACCGTGGGTGCAGGAGATGCTTTTTCGGCTGTGTTACTGTGGGGTATTCAACAAAATTGGACTTTGCCTATCACCTTGCAACGCGCCCAAACGTTTGCCTCCGCTTTAGTTGGGCAACGGGGCGCTACAGTGGATAGTTTAGCGTTTTATCAGCAGTTTCTTGAGGAATGGGCGTTATAA
- a CDS encoding heparan-alpha-glucosaminide N-acetyltransferase domain-containing protein has protein sequence MNAINKAQLGCDELDVLRGLAALFMIVNHAGYNLVEPELYSHSIFDLVLVVSSYAPVLFFFATGVGAGIQSTYKLKNFNWYPVLYKTAVLLLADWLGFWSLGIAWGIDFLGFIAISGVVLEFIRCSKNPIISCLVGILTFSLFRYAIGPHLDPVTENNFITNLQHWVFGNIGVQGATYPLSPWMVYPLWGYIVGFYIMHYRPIIETHKVKLIVTLICLALLPAVLSIVAERRGFSFIRWGTVGVGFYIRSFAVVLLSLAFVWIISALSSLTAIKHALSLRGTSSLAVVPIHYYIIYLVSLVFVEKDLNTFFPLILVILALSFWLAKGTNSLGNMMRQSLNPQVGTIGLMVLYIPVAFLTFYYGFQASSLSIEYKTLGQLLLSLLFVLRKP, from the coding sequence ATGAATGCTATCAATAAAGCACAGCTAGGTTGTGATGAGTTAGATGTTTTGCGCGGATTGGCTGCGCTTTTTATGATAGTTAATCATGCCGGATATAACCTAGTAGAGCCAGAGTTATACAGTCATTCAATTTTTGATCTTGTTTTAGTTGTCAGTAGTTATGCGCCTGTATTATTTTTTTTTGCGACAGGGGTTGGTGCAGGTATACAGTCAACGTATAAATTAAAGAATTTTAATTGGTATCCGGTTTTATATAAAACAGCCGTCCTGCTATTAGCTGATTGGTTGGGATTTTGGAGTTTAGGCATAGCCTGGGGAATAGATTTTCTGGGGTTTATCGCTATATCGGGAGTTGTTCTTGAGTTTATCCGGTGTTCGAAGAATCCCATTATTTCATGCCTAGTAGGGATTTTAACTTTTTCGCTGTTTCGCTATGCAATTGGGCCGCATCTTGATCCAGTTACCGAAAATAATTTCATCACAAATTTACAACATTGGGTGTTTGGGAATATTGGCGTTCAAGGTGCAACTTATCCGCTTTCTCCCTGGATGGTTTATCCGTTATGGGGTTATATAGTTGGATTTTACATTATGCATTACCGTCCAATAATCGAAACCCATAAAGTTAAATTAATTGTTACCCTTATCTGTTTAGCGCTTTTACCCGCAGTGTTGAGTATTGTTGCTGAAAGGCGGGGTTTTTCTTTCATTAGATGGGGTACTGTCGGTGTTGGTTTTTATATCCGTAGCTTTGCAGTAGTTTTGTTGAGTTTAGCCTTTGTGTGGATAATCAGTGCGTTATCAAGCCTAACAGCTATCAAGCATGCGCTATCATTAAGAGGTACATCGTCCTTGGCAGTTGTACCCATACACTATTATATTATTTATCTGGTTTCTTTAGTATTCGTAGAAAAAGACTTAAACACATTTTTTCCGCTAATATTAGTTATTTTAGCACTCAGTTTTTGGTTAGCAAAAGGCACTAACTCTCTAGGTAATATGATGCGTCAATCATTAAACCCCCAAGTTGGAACGATAGGGCTAATGGTTTTATACATCCCTGTTGCCTTTCTAACTTTTTATTATGGCTTTCAGGCTTCCAGTTTATCTATCGAATACAAGACATTAGGCCAACTATTATTATCTTTGCTATTCGTTTTGAGAAAGCCATGA